In a genomic window of Cloacibacillus sp.:
- a CDS encoding ELM1/GtrOC1 family putative glycosyltransferase, which produces MRNGEALRVILILSDGIRGHLNQSRGVAYWLSQLSGAEVLEAEVPQLSGAAKTRAKAGASALIGGTRRDARDWLAGADGDALIRRVGQWFAERNITENSKAMLFLSAGSTAAPYNLAMGYLWRGACATIMTPGRVGTEPFDFAIVPEHDCPERQPNIFVTLGAPNFVIKENLKKEAAALLAEHPAASPEIWSVLIGGDDANYEITPAWVKKQLGQILNLAQNCGADIYLTTSRRTSDAAVKTIKTLAAHSGVVKYLLVASEDDFNPIPAMLGFSTEVFCTEDSVNMVSEAITGGHRAVLLRTGRKGGVKNMMQRATASLVNAGALSQNLLWGVPKFDRVFDHFVRNDGLIEYRDWLRQRHDGAVKYDEQNEHEDFNEARRAAQWIFDNWK; this is translated from the coding sequence ATGAGAAACGGCGAAGCGTTGAGAGTCATTCTCATATTGAGCGACGGCATACGCGGGCATCTCAACCAGAGCCGCGGAGTGGCCTACTGGCTTTCGCAGCTTTCCGGCGCGGAAGTTCTGGAGGCCGAAGTGCCGCAGCTTTCCGGCGCGGCAAAGACCCGCGCAAAGGCGGGAGCTTCCGCGCTCATCGGCGGCACAAGGCGCGACGCACGCGACTGGCTCGCGGGCGCAGACGGCGACGCGCTCATCCGCCGCGTAGGCCAGTGGTTTGCGGAGCGCAACATCACTGAAAACTCAAAAGCGATGCTTTTTTTATCGGCAGGAAGCACGGCCGCTCCTTACAACCTCGCTATGGGCTACCTGTGGCGCGGCGCCTGCGCTACGATAATGACGCCGGGACGCGTCGGCACGGAGCCGTTCGACTTCGCCATCGTGCCTGAGCACGACTGTCCCGAAAGACAGCCCAACATCTTCGTCACGCTTGGCGCGCCGAACTTCGTCATAAAAGAAAATCTCAAAAAAGAGGCGGCGGCGCTGCTTGCGGAGCATCCGGCCGCCTCCCCCGAAATATGGTCCGTCCTCATAGGAGGCGACGACGCGAACTACGAAATAACTCCCGCATGGGTCAAAAAGCAGCTCGGACAGATCCTCAACCTGGCGCAGAACTGCGGCGCAGACATCTACCTGACCACCTCGCGCAGAACGAGCGACGCCGCGGTGAAGACGATAAAAACTCTCGCCGCTCATTCCGGCGTCGTAAAATATCTTCTTGTAGCGTCGGAAGACGATTTCAACCCGATACCTGCGATGCTTGGCTTCTCCACCGAGGTATTCTGCACCGAGGACTCCGTGAACATGGTCTCCGAGGCGATAACCGGCGGCCACCGCGCGGTGCTGCTGCGCACGGGCCGCAAGGGCGGCGTGAAAAACATGATGCAGCGCGCCACAGCCTCTTTGGTGAACGCGGGCGCTCTTTCTCAGAACCTGCTGTGGGGCGTGCCGAAGTTCGACCGCGTATTCGACCACTTTGTAAGAAACGACGGACTGATCGAGTACCGCGACTGGCTGCGCCAAAGACACGACGGCGCGGTAAAATACGACGAACAAAACGAGCACGAAGATTTCAACGAAGCAAGACGCGCCGCGCAGTGGATATTTGATAACTGGAAGTAA
- the lpxK gene encoding tetraacyldisaccharide 4'-kinase, with product MSKILRSYLKYARGESIFSPWILLYPCQFITSAWMRLRISLFNRGVFSVTDPPLPVISIGNNSFGGTNKTPMVEYIVRQFAEAGIKAGVVSRGYRTKEHPPLWIGQDEKSRRRDFAGDEPLMLAKRLPGTKIVVSRSRLEGVKLLASLGAEVAVTDDTFQHRKMGRDVDIVLVDSTCPFGNGWVIPAGSMREPMSAFRRADIIVLTKANQADKEEVAAIKERLAHYIPKEKIFTADFVLESWISRMKNVDARLADDFKPGGRYIAISAIGNPGGFYKFLEEMRIEVLERRTFRDHHILTHDEISALEKLAANIGADGFICTEKDLVNMPRELSLRLPLYVPSIAVSLNDADNFKKKILEKLRPSFLVTSNGHGEDAIGLVLAQKLIERFKCAQIDAFAFVGNGKPYSQNGIRVVSPPAEMPSGGVIKYNLIDLLGDLRHGLGSSIISQREKMRSFRGKYRTPICVGDVYLLWSVLWGQGMKPLLVATAKSVHLSGHLWIEKWLLRRRCILVWTRDEETARELVEKSVPAVFYGNPIMDLLDEAGDPAFAWKSAGAKVLLLPGSRPRAYDDIKLILDTIKILGARIECSFVMVPAPTIDMKKMAECADGWRLDAAGTHLISDEKNIEIVVCRAPLAAAACGAELLIGLGGTANQLCAGLGIPVVSIIERGKLRQKKLLRDAEILVPPSPAALAAAAERVLVEPELRRSMQEAGIKNLGRTGALDKVVEYCAKELGWDRRCRLYEKYKAYIEGRAE from the coding sequence ATGTCAAAAATTCTGCGCAGCTACTTAAAATACGCGCGCGGTGAAAGCATCTTTTCGCCGTGGATACTCCTTTATCCATGCCAGTTCATCACATCGGCGTGGATGAGGCTGCGTATTTCCCTTTTCAACAGGGGGGTCTTCTCCGTCACAGACCCGCCGCTGCCGGTGATAAGCATCGGCAACAACAGCTTCGGCGGCACAAACAAAACTCCGATGGTGGAATATATCGTGCGTCAGTTCGCGGAGGCCGGCATAAAGGCGGGCGTCGTCAGCCGCGGCTACCGCACAAAGGAACACCCGCCGCTTTGGATCGGGCAGGACGAAAAGAGCCGCCGCCGCGATTTCGCGGGCGACGAGCCATTGATGCTTGCAAAACGGCTGCCCGGCACGAAGATAGTCGTCTCGCGCAGCCGCCTAGAGGGCGTGAAGCTGCTCGCCTCTTTGGGCGCTGAGGTGGCCGTCACCGACGACACCTTCCAGCACCGGAAGATGGGCCGCGACGTGGACATCGTGCTTGTGGACTCAACATGTCCCTTCGGCAACGGCTGGGTCATTCCTGCGGGCTCTATGCGCGAACCGATGTCGGCCTTCCGCCGCGCGGACATCATCGTGCTGACAAAGGCGAACCAGGCGGACAAAGAAGAGGTGGCCGCAATCAAAGAGCGGCTCGCACATTACATTCCAAAAGAAAAAATATTCACGGCGGACTTTGTGCTTGAGTCGTGGATATCGAGAATGAAAAACGTGGACGCGAGGCTTGCGGACGATTTCAAGCCCGGCGGACGCTATATCGCTATATCCGCTATCGGCAACCCCGGCGGCTTTTATAAATTTTTGGAAGAGATGAGAATCGAAGTGCTTGAACGCCGCACCTTCCGCGACCATCACATCCTTACGCATGACGAGATCTCGGCGCTGGAAAAGCTTGCGGCGAATATAGGCGCGGACGGCTTCATCTGCACAGAAAAGGACCTTGTCAACATGCCGCGCGAACTTTCTCTGAGGCTGCCGCTATACGTCCCGTCGATAGCGGTCTCTCTCAACGACGCGGATAATTTCAAAAAGAAAATTCTGGAAAAACTGCGCCCGTCCTTCCTCGTCACATCAAACGGGCACGGCGAGGACGCCATCGGGCTGGTGCTCGCGCAGAAACTTATCGAACGCTTCAAATGCGCGCAGATAGACGCCTTCGCCTTCGTCGGCAACGGCAAGCCTTATTCGCAAAACGGCATACGCGTCGTCTCGCCGCCGGCGGAGATGCCAAGCGGCGGCGTCATAAAATACAACCTGATAGACCTTCTTGGCGACCTGCGCCACGGCCTCGGCAGCTCGATAATCTCACAGCGCGAAAAGATGCGCTCCTTCCGCGGAAAATACAGAACGCCGATCTGCGTCGGCGACGTCTACCTCCTCTGGAGCGTGCTCTGGGGCCAGGGGATGAAGCCGCTGCTGGTGGCTACGGCGAAATCGGTCCACCTGAGCGGACATCTGTGGATAGAAAAATGGCTGCTGCGCCGGCGCTGCATACTTGTCTGGACTCGCGACGAGGAGACTGCGCGCGAGCTTGTCGAAAAGAGCGTTCCCGCCGTCTTTTACGGCAACCCGATAATGGACCTGCTCGACGAAGCGGGAGACCCCGCCTTCGCGTGGAAGAGCGCGGGCGCAAAGGTGCTGCTGCTGCCCGGCAGCCGTCCCCGCGCCTACGACGACATAAAACTGATACTCGACACGATAAAGATACTAGGCGCACGCATCGAATGCAGCTTCGTGATGGTGCCAGCGCCAACCATCGACATGAAGAAAATGGCCGAATGCGCCGATGGCTGGCGGCTTGATGCAGCGGGCACCCACCTCATTTCGGACGAAAAAAATATTGAGATAGTCGTCTGCCGCGCGCCGCTCGCCGCCGCCGCCTGCGGAGCGGAGCTGCTCATAGGGCTCGGCGGCACGGCAAACCAGCTCTGCGCCGGCCTGGGCATCCCCGTCGTCTCGATAATCGAACGCGGCAAGCTGCGCCAAAAAAAGCTGCTGCGCGACGCTGAGATACTTGTTCCTCCGTCGCCCGCGGCGCTTGCGGCCGCAGCGGAACGCGTTCTTGTGGAGCCGGAGCTGCGCCGGTCGATGCAGGAGGCCGGCATAAAAAACCTTGGCCGCACCGGGGCGCTCGACAAAGTTGTCGAATACTGCGCGAAGGAGCTGGGCTGGGACCGCAGATGCAGACTCTATGAAAAATACAAGGCCTATATAGAAGGCCGCGCCGAATAA
- a CDS encoding rhodanese-like domain-containing protein — MKRFLMIMLAAAIACGSASAFAAETAPGDDPSSSILSQVKNNKENNKANAAPSVKSEDKKPEAQKAPAEEKKNPAAEKAEAIAKYEASKAAKENEKAANNKNTAAQSQPAAKAEPAKTAPTKTTAPAKTVEIPATGAAVQPVKTPAAKTEPAKAEPAKIKPMQTAPVTGTPTPEAQKTAPAAAPAAQPAATGEVEAGRPLNPTPMQPGEPETEKSLIVDVDWLKANLNNVILIDARPESLYAGGHIPGAVNAPWTYFANMAAKQGTEKWGVVWAPATMAKRVGALGVNGKKTVVAYADGAGWGQNGYVVWVLRQAGVKNAKMLVGGIGAWKNAGGKIVKNRQSYKAVPFTIKQYVSTYTATTEWINNNLGKPGLVIIDVRTEPEYLGKIRPFQEKRAGHLPGALNIPRESFQTPESTVKSPEDITAMLAASGITPENEIIIYDTAGVRGAYVTMVLRLCGFTKSQNYDEGFQAWAGNPELPLVKP; from the coding sequence ATGAAACGATTTTTGATGATCATGCTTGCCGCGGCCATCGCCTGCGGTTCAGCATCAGCCTTCGCCGCAGAGACGGCGCCCGGAGACGATCCCTCAAGCTCAATACTCTCCCAGGTCAAGAACAACAAGGAAAACAACAAAGCAAACGCCGCACCGTCGGTAAAATCCGAAGACAAAAAGCCTGAGGCGCAAAAAGCGCCAGCCGAAGAGAAAAAGAATCCAGCGGCGGAAAAGGCCGAGGCCATCGCAAAGTATGAGGCCAGCAAAGCCGCTAAGGAAAACGAAAAGGCGGCAAACAACAAAAACACCGCGGCGCAGAGCCAGCCCGCGGCAAAGGCGGAACCGGCAAAAACTGCGCCTACAAAGACGACCGCTCCCGCGAAGACCGTAGAGATACCCGCGACCGGCGCCGCCGTACAGCCTGTAAAGACACCTGCGGCAAAAACTGAGCCGGCAAAAGCAGAGCCTGCAAAGATAAAGCCGATGCAGACCGCGCCTGTCACTGGCACGCCGACGCCTGAGGCGCAAAAGACTGCGCCCGCGGCTGCGCCGGCCGCACAGCCTGCTGCAACAGGCGAAGTGGAGGCGGGACGTCCGCTCAATCCGACGCCGATGCAGCCCGGCGAGCCTGAGACAGAGAAGAGCCTCATCGTAGACGTTGATTGGCTCAAGGCAAACCTCAACAACGTGATCCTCATAGACGCGCGCCCTGAAAGCCTCTACGCCGGCGGACACATCCCCGGCGCTGTGAACGCTCCCTGGACCTATTTCGCAAACATGGCGGCAAAGCAGGGCACAGAGAAGTGGGGCGTCGTATGGGCCCCCGCGACTATGGCCAAGCGCGTAGGTGCGCTTGGAGTGAACGGCAAGAAGACCGTCGTCGCTTATGCCGACGGCGCCGGCTGGGGCCAGAACGGCTACGTCGTCTGGGTGCTACGTCAGGCCGGCGTCAAAAACGCGAAAATGCTCGTTGGCGGCATCGGCGCGTGGAAGAACGCGGGCGGCAAGATAGTGAAGAACAGACAGAGCTACAAAGCGGTTCCTTTCACCATCAAACAATATGTCTCCACCTACACTGCGACGACCGAATGGATAAACAACAACCTCGGCAAGCCCGGCCTCGTAATAATCGACGTGCGCACGGAGCCTGAATATCTCGGCAAGATCCGCCCCTTCCAGGAAAAGCGCGCGGGACATCTGCCCGGCGCGCTGAACATACCCAGGGAAAGTTTCCAGACGCCCGAGAGCACAGTCAAGTCGCCTGAGGATATAACCGCCATGCTTGCTGCCTCCGGCATCACGCCGGAAAACGAGATAATAATATACGACACGGCGGGAGTTCGCGGCGCCTACGTTACAATGGTGCTTCGCCTCTGCGGCTTCACCAAGAGCCAGAACTACGACGAAGGCTTCCAGGCCTGGGCCGGCAACCCGGAGCTGCCGCTTGTAAAACCATAA
- the kdsA gene encoding 3-deoxy-8-phosphooctulonate synthase — MSLENKTIKTVTVRDFEVGGPRLTIAAGPCVLDTYEEALSIAREMKALCAEFGFNYIFKASFDKANRTSITSYRGPGIEKGLEWLSAIGRDADVAVVTDIHEPNQAAAAALHVDLLQIPAFLCRQTDLLAAASATGKPLNVKKAQFMAPEDMGSVLGKCRESGASGVILCERGTEFGYHELTVDFRSLPVMRSFGVPVMFDATHSVQKPGGNGTCSGGDRSFVLPLIRCAAASGVDAIFMEVHPDPDAAKCDGPNSIPLCGMREVLRQIYEIDKIVREKIGFTRLDWAEA, encoded by the coding sequence ATGTCCTTGGAAAACAAAACCATAAAGACCGTGACGGTAAGAGATTTTGAAGTTGGCGGTCCGCGCCTCACAATAGCGGCGGGGCCTTGCGTGCTTGACACCTACGAAGAGGCGCTTTCAATAGCGCGCGAAATGAAGGCGCTCTGCGCCGAGTTTGGCTTCAACTACATTTTTAAGGCCTCGTTCGACAAAGCCAACCGCACCTCTATAACAAGCTACAGAGGGCCGGGCATCGAAAAGGGACTTGAATGGCTTTCCGCTATCGGCCGCGACGCAGACGTTGCTGTGGTGACCGACATCCACGAGCCAAATCAGGCGGCGGCCGCCGCGCTCCACGTAGACCTTTTGCAGATACCCGCCTTTCTCTGCCGTCAGACGGACCTGCTCGCTGCGGCAAGCGCCACGGGCAAGCCGCTCAACGTCAAGAAGGCGCAGTTCATGGCGCCTGAAGATATGGGTTCCGTGCTTGGAAAGTGCAGGGAAAGCGGCGCGTCAGGCGTCATCCTCTGCGAGCGCGGTACGGAATTTGGCTATCATGAGCTGACGGTCGACTTCCGTTCTCTTCCGGTGATGCGCTCCTTTGGCGTCCCCGTAATGTTCGACGCGACGCACAGCGTGCAGAAGCCGGGCGGAAACGGCACATGCAGCGGCGGGGACCGTTCTTTCGTGCTGCCGCTCATCCGCTGCGCCGCAGCCTCCGGCGTAGACGCCATTTTCATGGAGGTACACCCAGACCCTGACGCCGCCAAGTGCGATGGGCCTAACTCGATACCGCTTTGCGGGATGCGCGAAGTGCTGAGACAAATATACGAGATAGATAAAATAGTGCGCGAGAAAATAGGCTTCACGCGCCTGGACTGGGCGGAGGCGTAG
- a CDS encoding KpsF/GutQ family sugar-phosphate isomerase, with the protein MDLPYEREEKQLSSEELLSAGVGILRKEAEALLYAAENASEELVKAAHLLSRCRGRVVVSGLGKSGHVGRKTAATFASLGVPAFFLHATEGAHGDLGMVCREDIGYFLSNSGETQELIALIPYFKRLGAPIIAVTGNPDSTLARESDIVLNCHVESEADPLKLAPTSSTTLQMALGDAAAGMATLLLGLRKEDFALFHPGGSLGKRLLLRVRDLMGTQDRMPVTNEKALVRDALFDITSKGYGATAVVDDAGFLSGIFTDGDLRRFIEKEGLEGLDLPVSRAMTHAPRTITPDRLAVEVVRMAEQWEVSALIVVDEGKPVGMVHLHEILKAGVA; encoded by the coding sequence ATGGACTTACCGTACGAGCGCGAAGAAAAACAGCTTTCATCCGAGGAACTTCTCTCAGCCGGCGTAGGCATCCTGCGCAAAGAGGCGGAGGCGCTGCTGTATGCCGCGGAGAACGCCTCAGAAGAGCTTGTGAAGGCGGCGCACCTTTTAAGCCGCTGCCGCGGGCGCGTCGTAGTCTCAGGCCTTGGAAAATCCGGCCATGTCGGCAGAAAGACCGCCGCGACATTCGCGTCGCTTGGCGTTCCGGCCTTCTTCCTCCACGCTACCGAAGGCGCGCACGGCGACCTCGGCATGGTATGCCGCGAAGACATCGGCTACTTTTTGAGCAACAGCGGCGAGACGCAGGAACTTATCGCGCTCATCCCCTATTTCAAACGCCTGGGCGCGCCGATAATCGCGGTCACGGGCAACCCTGACTCTACGCTTGCGCGCGAGTCGGACATCGTGCTCAACTGCCACGTCGAAAGCGAGGCCGACCCGCTCAAACTCGCGCCCACCAGCAGCACGACGCTGCAAATGGCGCTCGGCGACGCGGCGGCCGGCATGGCGACGCTGCTGCTCGGCCTGCGCAAAGAGGACTTCGCGCTCTTCCATCCGGGCGGCTCGCTCGGCAAGCGTTTGCTGCTGCGCGTGCGCGACCTGATGGGCACGCAGGACAGAATGCCCGTGACAAACGAAAAGGCGCTGGTGCGAGACGCGCTCTTTGACATCACGAGCAAAGGATACGGCGCTACCGCCGTCGTAGACGACGCGGGATTTCTTTCCGGCATTTTCACAGACGGAGACCTGCGCCGCTTCATAGAAAAAGAGGGGCTTGAAGGCCTCGATCTGCCGGTATCGCGCGCTATGACGCACGCCCCGCGCACCATCACCCCCGACAGGCTCGCGGTCGAAGTGGTCCGCATGGCCGAACAGTGGGAGGTCTCGGCGCTCATAGTAGTCGACGAGGGCAAGCCGGTCGGAATGGTGCACCTGCATGAAATATTAAAGGCGGGGGTGGCGTAG
- a CDS encoding glycosyltransferase N-terminal domain-containing protein — MTLLSAVYRPAINIVFALSRKKLLAKYTEGNDERQGILPADKLARLKGGAPIWVHAVSVGEAQAAVPFIKAARDDGYGGPVVLSTTTQTGKAMAARLGAGLYDAHIYYPWDTMRFVRRALDSLTPAAFITAETELWPNMLCECEKRGIPAFLINGRISDRTWARVQKPLLSGAARSAYSLFTEIFLRDEEDMTRLASVGVSRERLHVMGDCKADALIARKDEAARDAWLEKFASRERPIFIAGSTHTGEDEIVIAAFEMAREHLPNARLIIAPRHPERASSVAKLIDTKYRTSSFSQYQDEWDILIIDKIGLLFELYGTARAAFVGGSFTDKGGQNILEPFSWGVPVQYGPHMEDFAQASRAFLAMGAATQVSGEKELAAAWLEAASCADDGKWRRQSRDYFAKSCGASARTWNAIKKYINGGEGRG, encoded by the coding sequence CTGACGCTTCTTTCCGCCGTCTACCGGCCGGCCATAAATATAGTCTTCGCCCTTTCGCGTAAAAAACTGCTTGCGAAATACACGGAGGGCAACGATGAACGGCAGGGCATCCTCCCGGCTGACAAGCTCGCGCGTCTCAAAGGCGGCGCTCCGATATGGGTGCACGCCGTCTCCGTAGGAGAGGCGCAGGCCGCCGTCCCGTTCATCAAGGCCGCGCGCGACGACGGCTACGGCGGCCCTGTGGTGCTCTCCACCACGACGCAGACCGGAAAAGCGATGGCCGCAAGGCTCGGCGCGGGACTTTATGACGCGCACATATATTACCCGTGGGACACTATGCGCTTTGTGCGCCGCGCGCTCGACAGCCTGACGCCGGCCGCCTTCATAACGGCGGAGACGGAGCTTTGGCCGAATATGCTCTGCGAATGCGAAAAGCGCGGAATACCCGCCTTTCTCATCAACGGGCGCATCTCCGACAGGACGTGGGCCCGCGTGCAGAAACCCCTTCTTTCCGGCGCGGCAAGGAGCGCCTACTCCCTCTTTACGGAGATATTTCTCCGCGACGAGGAGGACATGACGCGGCTGGCGTCGGTCGGCGTCAGCCGCGAAAGGCTGCACGTCATGGGAGACTGCAAAGCGGACGCGCTTATTGCGCGAAAGGACGAAGCCGCGCGCGACGCGTGGCTTGAAAAGTTCGCTTCGCGTGAAAGGCCCATATTCATAGCGGGAAGCACGCACACCGGCGAGGACGAGATCGTCATAGCCGCCTTTGAGATGGCGCGGGAACATCTTCCCAACGCGCGGCTCATCATAGCGCCGCGCCATCCGGAGCGCGCCTCCTCTGTGGCGAAGCTGATAGATACAAAATATAGGACCTCTTCTTTCTCGCAATATCAAGACGAATGGGATATCCTTATAATAGACAAGATAGGCCTGCTCTTTGAACTTTACGGCACTGCGCGCGCCGCCTTCGTAGGCGGCAGCTTTACGGACAAAGGCGGACAAAACATACTCGAGCCGTTTTCGTGGGGAGTGCCGGTGCAGTACGGCCCGCACATGGAGGACTTCGCGCAGGCCTCGCGCGCCTTTCTCGCGATGGGCGCGGCCACTCAGGTAAGCGGCGAAAAAGAGCTTGCGGCCGCGTGGCTTGAAGCGGCCTCGTGCGCGGACGACGGCAAATGGCGCAGGCAAAGCCGCGACTATTTTGCAAAATCATGCGGCGCCTCTGCGCGAACATGGAACGCAATAAAAAAATATATAAACGGCGGCGAAGGGAGAGGGTAA
- a CDS encoding ABC transporter ATP-binding protein, which yields MLKLTKKEEWASYLRLLKYCAPYKRRLTYAIICMVFSALFSVMPPWLIKNVVDDVLIRKEMFMLNVLCVSVVILYILKAIFAYCNLYLMTWVGQKVVIDLRLELYDHTQRLSLLTLYSKRSGEFLSRITNDVSTLQNILASVVVDFVVQGCTFIGIIGFLLFLNWQLTLATFTIIPIAVLVIDAASSKLRKVGTVIQERLAMVAAIAQEAVSSIKIVRSFATEEEEYARFKEESNLHFAALMKGTQVRGALEGIVEVILIMALAIILWIGGRDVISNKLTAGGLIAFCTYIGLLVQPLRVLSRVVSTIQQGAASADRVFEILDEANEVPLAKHPIVKQISGGIKFDNLFFQYTPDKSVLKGLGFEIKPGEKVAIVGPTGAGKSTIADLVMRFYDPQEGTVLIDGTDLRQLDLKSYRRQIGVVPQDPVLMKGTLAYNIGYGCKNMTREQLVKAAKMADIYDFIMAAPKGFDTEVGERGVTLSGGQRQRVAIARAVVRDPKILILDEATSSLDALVEQQVQVAMHNAMQGRTAIIIAHRLSTIRDADRIVVLRDGVVAETGTHDELLAAKGQYYRLYAASSGEHLEDI from the coding sequence ATGCTGAAACTTACGAAAAAAGAGGAATGGGCCTCTTATCTGCGCCTTTTAAAATACTGCGCGCCATATAAAAGAAGGCTCACCTACGCGATAATCTGCATGGTATTCTCGGCGCTTTTCAGCGTCATGCCGCCGTGGCTCATAAAGAACGTAGTCGACGACGTGCTCATACGCAAGGAAATGTTCATGCTGAACGTCCTCTGCGTAAGCGTCGTCATCCTTTACATATTGAAGGCCATATTCGCCTACTGCAACCTCTATCTTATGACATGGGTCGGGCAGAAGGTCGTAATCGACCTGCGGCTTGAACTGTACGACCACACGCAGCGGCTCTCGCTGCTCACGCTCTACAGCAAGCGTTCCGGCGAGTTTCTGTCACGCATAACGAACGACGTTTCTACGCTGCAAAACATATTGGCGAGCGTCGTCGTCGACTTCGTCGTGCAGGGCTGCACCTTCATCGGGATAATAGGCTTCCTGCTCTTTCTGAACTGGCAGCTCACGCTTGCCACCTTCACCATCATCCCGATCGCGGTGCTCGTAATCGACGCCGCCTCTTCAAAGCTGCGCAAGGTCGGCACGGTCATACAGGAACGACTCGCGATGGTCGCGGCAATCGCCCAGGAGGCCGTCTCTTCGATAAAAATAGTCCGCTCCTTCGCCACTGAGGAGGAGGAATACGCGCGTTTCAAAGAGGAGAGCAACCTGCATTTCGCGGCGCTCATGAAGGGCACGCAGGTGCGCGGCGCGCTTGAGGGCATCGTCGAGGTCATCCTCATCATGGCGCTTGCCATAATCCTCTGGATAGGCGGCCGCGACGTCATAAGCAACAAACTTACGGCAGGAGGGCTCATCGCCTTCTGCACCTACATCGGCCTTCTCGTACAGCCGCTGCGCGTGCTCTCGCGCGTAGTCAGCACCATCCAGCAGGGTGCGGCCTCGGCGGACAGGGTCTTTGAGATACTCGACGAGGCAAACGAAGTTCCGCTTGCAAAACATCCCATAGTGAAGCAGATAAGCGGCGGCATCAAATTTGACAACCTCTTTTTTCAGTACACGCCCGACAAGAGCGTGCTGAAGGGGCTTGGCTTTGAGATCAAACCCGGAGAAAAAGTTGCGATAGTAGGCCCCACAGGCGCCGGCAAATCGACGATCGCAGACCTTGTGATGCGCTTCTACGACCCGCAGGAGGGGACAGTGCTGATAGACGGCACAGACCTGCGTCAGCTCGACCTTAAGAGCTACCGCCGTCAAATCGGCGTCGTCCCGCAGGACCCTGTGCTGATGAAGGGTACTTTGGCCTATAATATAGGCTACGGGTGCAAAAACATGACGCGCGAGCAGCTTGTGAAGGCGGCCAAGATGGCGGACATCTATGACTTTATAATGGCCGCACCCAAGGGCTTCGACACCGAGGTCGGCGAACGCGGCGTGACGCTTTCAGGCGGCCAGCGCCAGCGCGTTGCGATAGCGCGCGCTGTTGTGCGCGACCCGAAGATACTGATACTCGACGAAGCCACCTCGTCGCTTGACGCGCTTGTGGAACAGCAGGTGCAGGTGGCGATGCACAACGCTATGCAGGGGCGCACCGCCATCATCATAGCGCACAGGCTTTCGACGATACGCGACGCGGACAGGATAGTGGTGCTGCGCGACGGAGTCGTCGCCGAAACCGGGACGCACGACGAGCTGCTGGCGGCCAAAGGACAGTATTACAGACTATACGCGGCAAGCAGCGGGGAGCATTTGGAAGATATCTGA